Part of the Lysobacter enzymogenes genome is shown below.
ACGGCTTCTTCATCCAGACCACCGACGCCGAAGCCGACGCCGACCCGCTGACCTCCGAGGGCGTCTACGTCTTCACCAGCACCGCGCCGACCGCGGCCGCCACCGTCGGCAACCGCGTGCGCGTCAGCGGCACCGTCGTCGAATACATCCCGACCCAGGATCCGGGCCAGCTGCCGCTGACCGAGATGACCTTCGCCAGCTACCAGCAGATCGGCACCGCGCCGCTGCCGGTGCCGGTGGTGCTGCCGGTGGTGCAGCCGACCGCGCCGCTGGACGCGCTGGAACCGTACGAAGGCATGCGCGTGGCGATCCAGAGCTTCAAGGTGACCGCGCCGAACACCGGCAATTCGGTCAACGAGACCAACGCCACCGGCAGCACCCGCAACTTCTTCTTCGGCGTCATCGGCGACGTGCCGCGTCCGTTCCGCGAAGCCGGCATCCAGCCCGGCGACAACCCGCCGGCCGGCAGCATTCCGCCGATTCCGCGCTGGGACGGCAACCCGGAACTGATGCAGATCGACACCGCCGCGGCCGGCGCGACCAAGTTCGAAACCTCGGCCGGCGCGACCATCACCGGGCTGGTCGGTCCGCTGGACTACGGCTTCCGCCGCTACACCTTGCTGATCGAGCCGGGCGCCGCGGTCAACGTGACGGCGGGGCCGGCGCCGCATGCGGGCGTGGAGACGGTCGATCCGAACGCGGTGTCGGTGGCCGGCTACAACATGCAGCGCTTCTTCAACGCGGTGAAAGACTCCAGCGTGCAGGACGAGCCGGTGCTGACCGCCGACGCCTACGCGCGGCGCAAGCAGAAGGCCTCGCTCGGCATCCGCGATTACCTGAAGACCCCCGACATCCTCGGCGCGGTCGAGATCGAAAACCTGGTCACGCTGCAGGACCTGGCCGCGAAGATCAACGCCGACGCGGTCGCCGCCGGCCAGCCCGATCCGAAGTACGTCGCCTACCTGGTCGAAGGCAACGACCCGGGCGGCATCGACGTGGGCTATCTGGTCAAGACCGCCGAAGTGCTGCCCGGCAAGCCGCGGGTGGAAGTGCTGGCGGTGACCCAGATCGGCAAGGACACCACCTGGGTCCAGCCCGACGGCAACAGCGCCAAGCTCAACGACCGTCCGCCGCTAGCGCTGGACGCGGTGGTCCACTACGCCGACGGCCGCGACTTCCCGGTCAACGTAGTGGTGGTGCACCAGCGTTCGCTCGGCAGCGCCGAACTGGCCGGCGGCGACGGCCCGCGCGTGCGCCTGAAGCGCCAGCGCCAGGCCGAGTTCCTCGCCACCTACCTCAACGGTCGCCAGACCCAGGACCCGGCGACCCGCCTGATCGTGCTCGGCGACTTCAACGCGTTCGAGTTCAACGACGGCCTGACCGACGTGATGGGCACCGTGATCGGCGAGCCGAGCCCGGACGACGCCACCGCCGTGCCCGGCGACGGCGCCGACCTGGTCGAGCCGAACCTGATCAACCTGGCCAGCCTGATCGACCCGATGGAGCGCTACTCGTACACCTTCGACGGCCACGCCCAGAGCCTGGACCACACCCTGGTGAACGAGGAAATGGTGGTCAACACCAGCTCGATCCGCCTGACCCATCCGCGCATCAACGCCGACTACCCGGAAACCAACCGCAACGACGCGAACTCGCCCTCGCGCCTGTCCGACCACGACCCGATGGTGACCTACCTGGTGCCGCGCGAGATCGCCGACCTCGGCGTGACCGCGGCCGCCAACGCCGCCTCGGTCGAAGTCGGCCAGAGCCTGGGCTACACCGCGACCGCGACCAACCACGGCCCCGGCCGCGCGGACGCGGTCGGCGTGGGCTTCGCGCTCGACGCCGAACTGCCGTCGCTGAGCGCGACCCAGCCGGCCGGCTGGACCTGCGATGCGCCGCAGATCGCCGCCGGCAAGACCTCGCTGGCCTGCCGCAGCGCCAGCCTGGCCAACGGCGACAGCGCCAGCTTCGCGCTGAGCGCCAACGCCACCGCCGACCTCGCCGGCAAAACGGTGAAGCTGGCCGTGGCCGGCAGCACTGCGGCCTTGGACAAGGTGGCGGGGAACGACACGGCTGAGGCGAGTGTGGCGGTGACGGCGGCGAGCAATGCCACGCCGATCTTCAACGGCCAGCCTTTGATCATCGACGGCGCAGCCGGAGAGTCCAAGATGTTCCGCCTGGAAGTCCCGCAAGGCCTGCGCGCCTTCCGTGTGGCGACCCAAGGCGGCAGCGGCGACGTTTCTCTGTACCTCAAGCGCGGTTCGCTGGCGAACGCGGGCAACTACGACCAGCGCTCGATTCGCACCGGCAACAGCGAGACGGTTACTGCGATCGCGCCGGCCGCGGGCACTTGGTACATCACGGTGTCGGGCGGTGCGGCCGCCTTCGCCAAGGTCGCGGTGCTCACCACGTTCGTGCCCTAAGACCTAGCTAGCTGCACTCTGTAGTCCAAGACCCCGGCTCCGGCCGGGGTCTTTTTTTGCCCGCCCCCCGCCGCCATCGCCGAATCTGCGATCTGCGTCATGCAAAATCGGCGCGCCGCCTTACGTATCGGCGGCTTACCCAAGGGAGCACCATGAACAAGTCAGGGAGCCGCCTGCTGGCGGCAGCGCTGGCCTTCGCCGCGGCCGGCACGGCCCAGGCGGGGGTCGTCATCAGTCAGGTCTACGGCGCCGGCGGCAATGCCGGCTCGACCTACAAGAACGATTTCATCGAGTTGCACAACAACGGCGACGCCGCCGTCAGCCTCGATGGCTGGTCGATCCAGTACAACCTCGCGCCGAGCGCCGCCGCCTGGCAGCGCACCGCGCTGTCGGGATCGATCGCGCCGGGCGGCTATTACCTGATCCAGCAGGCCAGCGGCGGCAGCGGCGGCCTGTCGGCGCTGCCGGCGGCCGACGCCACCGGCACGATCGCGTTGCAGGCCAGCGGCGGCAAGGTGCTGCTGGTCGACCACGCCGGCGCGCTCAGCGGCGCCTGCCCGGCGCCGCGCATCGACGCGCTCGGCATCAGCAATTCGGCGACCTGCTCGGAAACCCGTCCGCTGCCCGTCACCCTGACCGCCACCACCGCCGCGGTGCGCAAGGACGGCGGCTGCAACGACAGCGACGACAACAGCGCCGATTTCGAAGCCGCGCTGCCGGTGCCGCGCAACTCGGCCTCGCCCGCGCGCCTGTGCAGCGGCGGCCTGCCGCAGTTGCGCATGGACGACACCGCGCTCGACGAAGGCAACAGCGGCACCCGTCCGGCCACGATCCGGATCGCGCTCGACCGCCCGGCCGGCGCCGGCGGAGTGAGCTTCGCCTACGCCACCCGCGACGGCAGCGCCAACGCCGGCAGCGACTACGCGCAGACCTCCGGCACCGCCAGCATCGCCGCCGGCCAGAGCGAAACCAGCGTGACCGTCGCGGTCGTCGGCGACACCACGCCGGAACCGAACGAAACCTTCTTCCTCGACCTGTCCAACCTCAGCGGCGCCGCCGGCGCCGACCTCAGCGCGCGGGTGACGATCAACAACGACGACATGGAGATCACCGCGATCGAAGCCGTGCAAGGCACCGGCGCGATCTCGCCGTTGAACGGCAGGCCGGTGACCGTGCAGGGCGTGGTCACCGCGCGCCGCGCCGACGGCTTCTTCATCCAGACGCCGTACAGCGGCGGCGAGCAGCCCGGCCCCGGATCCAGCGGCCTGTACGTCGCGGTCGGCTTCGCCCCGCCGGCCAGCGCCAGCCTCGGCAACCTGGTGCGGGTCAGCGGCACCGTGGTCGAGTACGCGCCCGCGACCGGTCCGAACCAGGCCACGCGGACCCAGATCGGCGGCTCGCCCGGCATCACCCTGGTGGACACCGGCCTAGCCCTGCCCGAACCGGTGCAGGATCCGGCGGCGCTGAGCGCCGGCGCGCTCGAACGCTACGAAGGCATGCGCTTCCTTGCGTCGTCGGTCTCCATCATCGCGTCGGCCGACGGCATCGTCGACGAAGCGCAGGCGCGCGCGCGCCCGACCGGGCTGATGTACGCGACCGGCAACGGCGCGCGGCCGCAACGCACCCCCGGCATCCGTCCCGGCGATCCGCTGCCGCCGGGCGGCGACGTCCAGTACGCCGACGATTACCCGGGCGTGCTCATCGTCGACTCGAGTTCGACGATCCACTCCAAGGACCGCAATCTGCCCCGCGGAACGATGATGGTCGGGCTCGCCGGCGTGGTCGATTACAGCGATCGTCACTACGTGCTGCTGACCGACTCGGAAGACACGCCCGACTATCAGTACCCGGTACTGGAAGACGGCGCCATCGCGCCGGTCGCGGCCACCCAGCCCGATCTCACCGACGGCGCGGGCATCGCCATCGCCTCCTATCCGGCCCTGCGCCTGTTCGATGCCGCCGATTCGCCGAGCGCGGTCGAGCCGGTGCTGACCCAGGCCGCGTTCGACCGCCGCATCGGCAAGCTCGCGCTCGCCGTGCGCAACTACCTCAAGCTGCCCGACGTGATCGGCTTCACCGACATGGAGAACCTCGCCACGCTGCAGACCCTCGCCGCGCGCGTCAACGCCGACACCGTCGCCGCCGGCCAGCCCGATCCGCGCTACGCCGCGCATCTGCTCGAAGGCAACGACGCGCTCGGCCTCGACGTCGGCTATCTGGTCAAGACCGCCGAGGTGCTGCCCGGCAAGCCGCGGATCGAAGTGCTGCAGGTCGCGCAGATCGGCAAGGACACGACGTTCGTCGGCGCCGACGGCAACACCGCGCGGCTCAACGAGCGGCCGCCGCTGGTGCTCGACGCGGTCGCGCACTACGCCGACGGTCTGGATTACCCGTTCAGCACAGTGCTGGTAAGCCAGTTCCCGGACGCGGGCATCGTCGCCAACGATCTGGCCGGGCAGCAGGTGCGGCTCAAGCGCCAGCGCCAGGCCGAGTTCCTGGCCGGCTACGTCAACCAACGCCAGAGCAACGAACCCAACACCCGGCTGATGGTGTTCGGCGATTTCAACGCGCCGGAGTTCAACGACGGCTACGCCGACGTGCTCGGCGTCGTCGCGGGCGTTCCCAGCGCCGACGAAACCACCGGCGTGCCGGGCGACGGCGCCGACCTGGTGCAGCCGGATCTGGTCAACCTGACCGGCCTGATTCCGCAACAGTTGCGTTACTCGTCGTATCGCGAAGGCATCTCGCACCAGCTCGAGCACATGCTGGTCAACGAGGCGATGGTCGGCGCGACCTCGTCGATCCAGATCCAGCGCGCGTGGCTCAATGCGGGCTTCCCGGAGTACTTCCGCGAGCGGGCGGATTCGCCGGCGCGCGAATCGCTGCGCGATCCGTTGGTGGCGTATGTGGTGCCGCCGACGCGCGCGGACGTCGCGGTCAGCGTCGTCCATCCCAGCACCGCTTCGCCGCGCGGCGACTACAGCTACACCGTCACCGTGACCAATCGCGGCCCGCAGCGCGCGCGCAACGTCGGCGTCGGCTTCGCCATCGACGCGCCATCGTTCGCCTCCTCGATCTTTCCGGTGCCCGCCGGCTGGACCTGCGAGGATCCGCTCGCGGGCGACACCAAGAACGCCTTCTCGTGCAGCGCTGCGGCGATGCAGGTCGGCGCGAGCGCGACGTTCACCATCACCGGACCGGCCGCGCTGATTCCGGATTTCGTCATCCGCGGCGTCACCCTGGCAGTCACCGCCACGGCCACCTCGATCGACACCGACGCGAGCAACAACAGCGTCCAGGCCGAGATCAAACCGGCGCGGGATCTGACGCCGCCCGAGCCGTGCGCCATTTCCGAACCGTGCGAGGTTTTGCTGTAAGCCCGATCCGAATCCGCCGCGCTGCGCACGGATGCGCATCGCGCCGGTTCGCAGTCACGGCGGCGATGCCGTAACGTCGCCGCCGCGGCGATCGTCCGACCCGCGAACTCCGGCCCCGCGCCGGAGTTCGCGTTTCCACGCTCGACACATTTGCCGAAGCAGGCGATTCGAAAGCGCGCCGCGCGATGAATGCGCGGTGCGGCAAGCGCAAACCGCGCCGGCCATCGCGGCCTGCCGCGCGCGTGCGGCGCTTGTCATCGATACCCATAGCCACCGCAGTCGCCGATCCGGCACATGCGCACGCGAGCTTCAGCGCTCAGTCCGATGCGGTACGGTTCACGACGGCGCATTCACGCAACGCCCGCATGCCGCGGCTAACTGCCGGGCCGGCATGAAAAAACTCCGCCGCGCCCGGGATTTCGCGCTCGGCTCGTCTGCGGGCCGATTCGCGCGAACTGCGACGCCTAGCGTTTTTTCTTTCGCAATGCATGCCGCACCGCGCAACGTCGCTTAACCCCGCTTTCGGTATCATCCGCGCCAGACGCAGCGCCCCCGGTTCATCTCGGGGGCGCCGCGGCTTTAGCCCGGCCCGGAACCTCCGTCGCTTTGCGACGGTCTCCGGACCCAGCCGTCTGAAGCTGACCAGCGCGCCCGGCACTGGATCCGGGACCGGAACGATTCGGACCTCATCCCCACCTGAGGACCTTCTCCCGATGACCGTCGCCGCGACGTTCGAAATCGAATACCTCCAATACCTCGGCGCCGACGGCAAACCCGTCGCCGAGATTCCGGCCGCGTTCAAGGACGCCAGCACCCTGCTGCCGCTGTTCAAGCAGATGCTGTTCGTGCGCACCTTCGACAGCAAGGCCATCGCCCTGCAGCGCACCGGCAAGCTCGGCACGTATGCCGCGTGCCTGGGCCACGAAGCCACCCACGTCGGCATCGGCGCGTCGATGAAACCTGATGACGTGTTCGCGCCGAGCTACCGCGAATACGGCGCCCAGTTCATGCGCGGCGTGCAGCCGCGCGAAGTGCTGATGTACTGGGGCGGCGACGAGCGCGGCAACGACTTCGCCGGTCCGCGCAAGGACTTCGCCTGGTCGGTGCCGATCTCGACCCAATGCCTGCACGCCGCAGGCGCCGCACTGGCGTTCAAGCTGCGCAAGGAACAAAACCTCGCCGTGGCCTGCTGCGGCGACGGCGGTTCGTCCAAGACCGACTTCTACGCCGCGCTCAATTCCGCCGGCGCTTACCAGCTGCCGCTGATCCTGTGCGTGATCAACAACGGCTGGGCGATCTCGGTGCCGCGCAAGGCCCAGACCGGCGCCAAGACCTTGGCGCAGAAGGGCATCGCCGGCGGCCTGCACTGCCTGCAGGTCGACGGCAACGATCTGATCGCGGTGCTCGAAGGCATGCGCCGCGCCGCCGAGCTCGCGCGCAACGGCGACGGCGGCAGCGTGATCGAATTCATGACCTACCGCCTGCACGACCACACCACCGCCGACGACGCGCGCCGCTACCGCGACGAGGCCGAGGTCAAGGACGCGTGGACGCGCGACCCGATGCCGCGCCTGCGCACTTATCTCACCGACCAGGGCGTGTGGAACGAGGAACTGGAAAAAGCCTGGCTGGAGGAATGCGGCAAGAAGGTCGACGTCGAGATCAACGCCTATCTGGAAACGCCGGTGCAGCCGGTCGAGGCGATGTTCGACTTCCTTTACGGCGACATGCCGGCGGACCTCGCCGCGCAACGCGAACAGGCGCTGCAGGAGAACCGTCGATGAACGCCGCCACCCAGAGCAAGATCGAAACCGCGCAGACCGCCGCCACGCCGGCCGCGATCACCCTGATCGAAGCGATCACCCAAGCGCTCGCCTACGAGATGCGCAACGACCCGAGCGTGCTGGTGCTCGGCGAGGACGTCGGCGTCAACGGCGGCGTGTTCCGCGCCACCGCCGGCCTGCAGCAGATCTTCGGCAGCGAGCGCGTGCTCGACACGCCGCTCGACGAAACCACCATCGCCGGCCTCAGCGTCGGCCTCGCCGCGCAGGGCATGAAGCCGGTGGCCGAAGCGCAGTTCGACGGCTTCGTCTATCCGATGCTCGATCATCTGATCTGCCACGCCGCGCGCCTGCGCCACCGCACCCGCGGCCGTTTGACCTGCCCGCTGGTGCTGCGGGTGCCGTGGGGCGGCGGCATCCGCGCGCCGGAACACCACAGCGAAGCCAACGAAGCCTTGTTCACCAACGTGCCGGGCCTGCGCGTGGTGCTGCCGTCGTCGCCGGCGCGCGCGTACGGCCTGCTGCTGGCGGCGATCCGCGATCCGGATCCGGTGATCTTCTACGAACCCAAGCGCATCTACCGCCAGTACAAGGAAATCGTCGCCGACGACGGCGAGGCGCTGCCGCTGGACGTGTGCTACGTGCTGCGCGACGGCAGCGACATCACCCTGGTCAGCTGGGGCGCGCAGGTCAAGGAAGCGCTGGAAGCCGCCGACAAGCTCGCCGGCGAAGGCATCAGCGCCGAGGTGATCGACGTGGCCACGCTCAAGCCGCTGGACTTCGCCACCATCGCCGAATCGGTGGCCAAGACCGGCCGCTGCGTGATCGTGCACGAGGCGCCGAAGACCGCCGGTTTCGGCGCCGAAATCGCCGCGCGCCTGGCCGAGGAATCGATGTACGACCTGCTCGCGCCGGTCGAGCGCGTCACCGGCTTCGACACCCACATCCCGCTGTTCCGCCTGGAAATGAAGTACCTGCCCAGCGTCGACAAGATCGTCGCCGCGGCCAAGCGCACGCTCGGCCACGGCTGAGCGATGGGTTCGCGCCGGGGTCTTCGCCGCGCGCCGGATCGCTGCATCCTCCGGCGCGCGTCGGCGCGCGCAGCGATATCGCGCCCGAACCCGGCATCGAGCCGCGACGAACGCAACGACATTCGAAAGCATTCAATTAGGGACGACCGGCAATGAGCGATACCAAGACCTTCCTGCTTCCCGACCTCGGCGAAGGCCTGCCCGACGCGACCATCGTCGAATGGTCGGTCAAGGTCGGCGACACCATCCGCCTCGACGACACCCTGGTGTCGATGGAGACCGCCAAGGCCGTGGTCGAAGTGCCCTCGCCCGTGTCGGGCAAGGTACTCAAGCTGGCCGGCGCCGCGGGCGACGTGATCGTCACCGGCACCATGCTGGCCGAGTTCGAGATCGATCCGAACCTGCCGCAACGCGCCGACGGCCAGGACACCGGCCACCACCACGGCGGCGGCCACGCCGCGCCGGCGGCGCCCGCGCCTGCGAAGGCGGAAGCAGCGCCGGCCAAGGCCGAAGGCGGCGAACGCGCCGACAGCGGCACCGTGGTCGGCGCGATGCAGTCCTCCGACGCCGTGCGCAGCGAACAGGCGGTCGCGGTCGGCGGGGTCAAGGCGATGCCGGCGGTGCGCGCGCTGGCGCGCAAGCTCGGCGTCGACCTGGGCCGCGTGCGCGCCACCGGCGCCGACGGCACGGTCAGCAGCGACGACGTCAAGCGCGCCGCCGCCGACGGTTCGGCCAAGGCGGGTTCGATCAGAGCCGGCGCCGCGCCGGCCGCCGCGGTCGCGCCGCGCGCGGCTGAGGTCGCACAAGCGCCCGCTCCCGCCGCCGCGCCCGCGCGCAGCACCTTGTCGCAGTCGGGCCGGCCGATGCGCACCCAGCCGCCGGGCGCCGCCGTCACCGGCCAGCCCGAGCAGCTCAAGGGCGTGCGCCGCAACATGGCGCGGGTGATGGCCGACGCGCACAGCAAGGTCGTGCCGACCACGCTCGCCGACGACGCCGACATCCACGCCTGGGCGCCCGGCAACGACATCACCGGCCGCCTCGTGCGCGCGATCGTCGCCGCATGCAAGGCCGTGCCGGCGCTCAACGCCTGGTTCGACGGCGACAAGCTGACCCGCACCCTGCACCCGCACGTCGACATCGGCATCGCCGTGGACACCGACGACGGCCTGTTCGTGCCGGCGCTGCGCAACGCCGACGTGCTCGACACGCGCGGCGTGCGCGAGGCGATCAACCGCCTGCGCGTGCAGGTCGAAGACCGCAGCATTCCGGCCTCGGAACTGACCGGCTACACCATCTCGCTGTCGAACTTCGGCATGTTCGCCGGCCGCTACGCGACCCCGGTGGTGGTGCCGCCGACGGTCGCGATCGTCGCCGCGGGCAAGGGCCGCCACCAGATGACCCCGGTCATGGGCGGGTTCGAATCGCACAAGGTCATTCCGCTGTCGCTGACCTTCGACCACCGCGCCTGCACCGGCGGCGAGGCGGCGCGGTTCCTGAAGGCGATGATCGACGATCTGGCGCGGGCGAACTGAGCCCCGCGTCCGGCCCGCACCGACGCGTGCGGGACGGACGCCGCCGCGGCGATCCGGCCGACCGGATCGCCGCGCGCATTCCCCGCGAAATCGAACGAGCTCGCCGCCCATGCCTGCTTCAACGCCGCCCACGATCGAAGGACAGCCCTCGGTTCTGCTGGCGCAATGGGCGCTTCGCGCGGAAGACGCAACGACGCTGGGCATAACGTCCGCGCGCGAATTTTTCGTCTACGGCGCCAAGGCGCCCGCTCCCGCGTACGGCCCCGACGCCTGGCGCAGCGAATACGCGGTGCGCGAACGCCGCGCCGACGGCGCGACGCTGCAACACCATCTGGCCCAGCGCGAGGGTCATCGCAGCGCGATGTGGATCGCCGCCGATGCCGACAACGCCGACGAGATGGCCGACATGATCGCGCCCTCGGCCATCGCCTGCCTGACCGCGAAGCCGCGCTGGAAACGCGACGCCGGCGCGATCCCGGTGCGCGCCGACGGCGGTCTGTACGTGTTCCTCAAACAGTTCTACGTGCCCGACCGCGCCGACTTCCGCGCGCGGTTCCACGGCGGTTTCTCGCTGTTCCTGTTCGCCACGCCGCGCGACGGCGACGGCCTGGAACTGGCCCTGTTCGAGCAGGACATGAGCGAGCAGACGGCGGAAGACCACTACCGGCTCGAGGAGCGCATCGGCCGCTTCCTCGCGGCGCCGCGCGATCTGGCCAGCGTGGAAGCGCTGATCCGCGCCGGCGACCCGCACTTCCACGCGTTCGTGCTCGAAAGCCCGCACAGCACCCGGCCGGTGCTGGAAGCGCTGCTCGGGCACGCCAAGACCCAGGCGCTGAAGAAGGCCATCCAGAAGCGCATCGCCGGGATGTCGGCCTGACCGCGGTCCGGACGGTTTCCAGTCGGCCCGCGGCGACGGCGAAGAACGACGAACGAGCCTGAGCGCCCGGCGCGGCCCGCCGGCACCGCGCAGCCCCCTTCCCCAAAACGAGCAACCGCGACTGCGATCACGGCGGTTCTTCCTTGCGCGTCTAGGAATAATAAATTCCGCCAGGAACGCGACAGGGAATATCGCTAGCGTGCGCTATGCGACTCCGGCGCGCGCCGGCCGGGCCTCCTGTCAGCCCGGCCGGCGCCGCCCCGGAGCGCTCCGCCCGGTGCGCCGGCGCGGACGCGCAAGCCCATCGACCGCTAGGGGATTCACCATGAACCACCGCTCACGCCGCGCGCTCGCGCTGGCGTCGCTCGCCGGCAGCCTGCTGGCCGCCGGCGCCGCCCAGGCCGCCGCGCCGAACTTCCAGATGCCGTTCGCCTGCAACGACGTCTGGGTCGCCAACACCTGGGACGGCCACAAGCCCGCCAATTCGGTCGACATGAACCGCCCGGCCGGCGGCGGCTCCACCGCCGGCTCCACCGTGGTCGCCTCGGCCGCCGGCACCGTGCAGACCTCGACCTATTCCACCAACACCGGCTACGGCCATTACGTGGTCATCGACCACGGCGGCGGCTGGAAGACCCTGCACGCGCACCTGCAATCGCGCGCGGTCGCGGCCGGCGACAAGGTCAAGCAAGGCCAGAAGATCGGCGCTGTCGGCAACTCCAGCGCGATCTACACCCTCGCCCCGCACCTGCACTACGAACAGATCTACAACGGCGCGGTGCAGAAGGCGAAGTGGAACGGCGTGGCGCTGAAGTACTTCGAGAAGAAGAACTACACCAGCAAGAACAGCTGCGGCAGCGCGCCCGGCGGCGCGCCGGGCACGGTCGGCACCAGCGGTTCGCCGCTCAACGTGCGCTCCGGCCCGGGTACGAGCTACAGCGTCGTCGGCACGCTCGCCAACGGCGCCGCGGTGACGATCCGCTGCCAGAAGACCGGCGAAACCATCAGCGGCACCTACGGCACCAGCAGCCTCTGGAACAACGTCGGCGCGGCCGGAACCAACAAGTACATCCCCGACGCCTACACCCAGACCGGTTCCGACGGCCGGGTCGCGCCGGACTGCTGACCGCCGCGCAGCGGCGCATCGAACAAGACGCGCAGCAACGCGCCGATGCGACCTGCGCAACTTCGCGCGACAGCGCATCACGCAACGCAGCACGCCGCACCCGCCTCGGCACCCACGTAACCGAGGCCTCTGCCCAGCACTCCATCCATGCCAGAGAGGTTTCGACCATGCCGACTTCCCGTATCCATACCCCGCCGCGCCGCCGCGCGCCGCGCACCGCCGCCCTGCTGGCCGTGCTCGGCCTCGGCCTGTGCGCCAGCGCCGCGCACGCCGCGCGCCCGAACTTCCAGATGCCGTTCGCCTGCAACCAGACCTGGTACGGCGACACCTATCCCGGCCACGGCCTGCGCTACGCCGTCGACCTCAACCACAAGCCGCG
Proteins encoded:
- a CDS encoding dihydrolipoamide acetyltransferase family protein; translated protein: MSDTKTFLLPDLGEGLPDATIVEWSVKVGDTIRLDDTLVSMETAKAVVEVPSPVSGKVLKLAGAAGDVIVTGTMLAEFEIDPNLPQRADGQDTGHHHGGGHAAPAAPAPAKAEAAPAKAEGGERADSGTVVGAMQSSDAVRSEQAVAVGGVKAMPAVRALARKLGVDLGRVRATGADGTVSSDDVKRAAADGSAKAGSIRAGAAPAAAVAPRAAEVAQAPAPAAAPARSTLSQSGRPMRTQPPGAAVTGQPEQLKGVRRNMARVMADAHSKVVPTTLADDADIHAWAPGNDITGRLVRAIVAACKAVPALNAWFDGDKLTRTLHPHVDIGIAVDTDDGLFVPALRNADVLDTRGVREAINRLRVQVEDRSIPASELTGYTISLSNFGMFAGRYATPVVVPPTVAIVAAGKGRHQMTPVMGGFESHKVIPLSLTFDHRACTGGEAARFLKAMIDDLARAN
- a CDS encoding M23 family metallopeptidase produces the protein MNHRSRRALALASLAGSLLAAGAAQAAAPNFQMPFACNDVWVANTWDGHKPANSVDMNRPAGGGSTAGSTVVASAAGTVQTSTYSTNTGYGHYVVIDHGGGWKTLHAHLQSRAVAAGDKVKQGQKIGAVGNSSAIYTLAPHLHYEQIYNGAVQKAKWNGVALKYFEKKNYTSKNSCGSAPGGAPGTVGTSGSPLNVRSGPGTSYSVVGTLANGAAVTIRCQKTGETISGTYGTSSLWNNVGAAGTNKYIPDAYTQTGSDGRVAPDC